A window from Leishmania mexicana MHOM/GT/2001/U1103 complete genome, chromosome 33 encodes these proteins:
- a CDS encoding 50S ribosomal protein L13-like protein, whose protein sequence is MLRATSILGAPFKSVLRRHKYHPEGLPLYNDLSKQWLCREGERWWLLDARGQQLPHVAKIAAQYMTGQHRPDFTPGMMTGDHVVITNIKDAVMTGDNWIRVPITWQTAYPGGKYRVRLSEMYERDPCMVMWWYLKDEVNRHFVRKLKTRTAPLEKAWLYEDCVHPHAEKNPRPLVWTDTATVGWRYKDPMFQRRWSPNQFMS, encoded by the coding sequence ATGCTTCGGGCTACTTCTATTCTCGGAGCACCCTTCAAGAGtgtgctccgccgccacaaGTATCATCCAGAGGGTCTGCCGCTCTACAACGACCTGTCGAAGCAGTGGCTGTGTCGCGAGGGGGAACGGTGGTGGTTGCTGGACGCGCGAGGCCAGCAGTTGCCACATGTGGCGAAGATTGCTGCCCAGTACATGACCGGGCAACATCGCCCCGATTTTACGCCGGGCATGATGACTGGGGACCATGTTGTCATCACAAACATCAAGGATGCCGTCATGACGGGCGACAACTGGATTCGCGTGCCCATCACCTGGCAGACCGCCTACCCCGGCGGCAAGTACCGAGTGCGCCTCTCCGAGATGTACGAGCGCGACCCCTGCATGGTGATGTGGTGGTATTTGAAGGACGAGGTGAACCGCCACTTTGTCCGCAAGCTCAAGACGCGCACCGCACCATTAGAAAAGGCGTGGCTGTACGAGGACTGCGTCCACCCGCACGCCGAGAAGAACCCGCGCCCGTTGGTGTGGACCGACACTGCAACGGTGGGTTGGCGGTACAAGGATCCAATGTTTCAGCGGCGCTGGTCACCGAATCAGTTTATGAGCTGA
- a CDS encoding vacuolar ATP synthase catalytic subunit A,putative, with the protein MARDQHAFESEQQMGSVKAVSGPVVIAENMSGSAMYELVQVGSFRLVGEIIRLEGDTATIQVYEETDGLTVGDPVYCTGKPLSLELGPGIMSEIFDGIQRPLDTIYQMVQNVFIPKGVQVRALNAQRQWDFTPSVKVGDIVTGGDVLGFVAENSLMNNHSIMVPPNMQGRVVSVQPGDNYTLDDDVVEIEYNGKKKSLRLMQRWPVRTPRPVAVKESGNHPLLTGQRVLDALFPSVQGGTCSIPGAFGCGKTVISQALSKYSNSDCVIYVGCGERGNEMAEVLMEFPTLTTMIDGREESIMKRTCLVANTSNMPVAAREASIYTGITLAEYYRDMGKHIAMMADSTSRWAEALREISGRLAEMPADGGYPAYLSARLASFYERAGLVTCIGGPKRQGSVTIVGAVSPPGGDFSDPVTSATLSIVQVFWGLEKRLAQRKHFPSVNWLISYSKYLNALEPFFNTFDSDYMRLRAVVSEILQREEELQEIVQLVGKDSLSESDKIILEVAKVIREEFLQQNAFTPYDKFCPLYKTCWMLRNIVTFYEEAQRVVAESAGDHKITWNYIREKIPTVYTGLTEMKFRDPIEGEEANTEYFKKQNEEIISSFNSLLQ; encoded by the coding sequence ATGGCACGCGATCAGCATGCGTTCGAGTCAGAGCAGCAGATGGGCTCCGTCAAGGCCGTCTCCGGCCCTGTCGTGATTGCCGAAAAcatgagcggcagcgccatgtACGAACTTGTGCAGGTCGGCTCGTtccgcctcgtcggcgaGATCATCCGCCTGGAGGGTGACACAGCCACGATTCAGGTGTACGAGGAGACGGACGGTCTGACTGTCGGTGACCCGGTCTACTGTACCGGCAAGCCTCTGTCGCTCGAGCTGGGCCCTGGCATCATGTCTGAGATCTTTGACGGCATTCAGCGTCCGCTCGACACAATTTACCAGATGGTGCAGAACGTATTCATCCCGAAAGGCGTACAGGTGCGCGCACTCAACGCGCAGAGGCAGTGGGACTTCACCCCGTCTGTGAAGGTGGGCGACATCGTCACGGGTGGTGACGTCCTGGGCTTCGTCGCCGAGAACTCGCTCATGAACAATCACAGCATTATGGTGCCACCGAACATGCAGGGCCGTGTGGTATCGGTGCAACCTGGTGACAACTACACGCTGGATGATGACGTGGTGGAGATCGAATACAACGGCAAGAAGAAGTCGCTGCGTCTGATGCAGCGCTGGCCCGTGCGCACGCCGCGCCCGGTGGCTGTGAAGGAGTCCGGCAACCACCCCCTCCTGACCGGCCAGCGTGTGCTGGACGCGCTGTTCCCCTCCGTGCAGGGTGGCACGTGCTCGATCCCCGGCGCGTTCGGCTGTGGTAAGACGGTCATTAGTCAGGCCCTTTCCAAGTACTCCAACTCTGACTGCGTCATCTAcgtcggctgcggcgagcGCGGTAATGAGATGGCCGAGGTGCTCATGGAGTTCCCGACCCTGACGACCATGATCGATGGTCGGGAGGAGTCGATCATGAAGCGCACCTGCCTCGTGGCGAACACCTCGAACATGCCCGTCGCAGCCCGTGAGGCCTCTATCTACACCGGCATCACCCTCGCCGAGTACTACCGTGATATGGGCAAGCATATCGCCATGATGGCCGACTCGACGTCTCGCTGGGCTGAGGCGCTTCGTGAGATTTCGGGTCGTCTGGCGGAGATGCCGGCCGATGGTGGCTACCCCGCCTACCTCAGCGCTCGTCTCGCCTCCTTCTATGAGCGCGCCGGCCTCGTCACTTGCATCGGCGGGCCGAAGCGCCAGGGCTCCGTCACGATCGTCGGTGCCGTGTCTCCGCCGGGCGGTGACTTCTCCGACCCCGTGACATCCGCCACTCTCAGCATTGTGCAGGTCTTCTGGGGTCTGGAGAAGCGCCTCGCCCAGCGCAAGCACTTCCCGTCCGTTAACTGGCTCATCTCGTACTCGAAGTACCTGAACGCGCTGGAGCCCTTCTTCAACACCTTCGACTCCGACTACatgcgcctgcgcgccgTCGTGTCGGAGATTctgcagcgcgaggaggagctgcaggagatTGTGCAGCTGGTAGGTAAGGACTCCCTTTCCGAATCCGACAAGATCATCCTCGAGGTGGCAAAGGTGATTCGTGAGGAGTTCCTCCAGCAGAACGCCTTCACCCCGTACGACAAGTTTTGCCCGCTGTACAAGACATGCTGGATGCTGCGCAACATCGTCACCTTCTACGAGGAGGCCCAGCGCGTCGTTGCCGAGTCTGCCGGCGACCACAAGATCACGTGGAACTACATCCGTGAGAAGATCCCGACCGTCTACACCGGCCTGACCGAGATGAAGTTCCGCGACCCCatcgagggagaggaggcgaacaCGGAGTACTTCAAGAAGCAGAACGAGGAGATCATCAGCTCCTTCAACTCGCTGCTACAGTAA